Sequence from the Curtobacterium sp. MCLR17_007 genome:
TCTCGCGACTCGGAGCCGGGTCCGCGGTCAGACGGACTCGTGCCGCGGGATCTCGAGCCAGAGCGCGACGGAGTCGTCCTCGTCGCCGTCCTCGTCGTCGTCGTCCAGGTCGGCCCCGAGCGCCGCGGACTCGCTCGCCGCCAGGTCGAGGCGAAGCCCCACGACGCTGACCGCCGCGTCCGAGCCCTCGGGGACGGTCCGCACGATCACGTTGTCGGCGTCGTGGGCCTGGCGGAGCGCGTCAGCCAGGCGGAGGTGGATGCGCCGCAGGTCGTCCACCGGCAGTTCGTCGAGTCCACCGTCGTCGTGCAGCTGGACGACGGCTCCGCGGCGACGGAGGCGCATCACCTCGTCGCGGACGTCGTCCGACAGCAGGGACCGCCCGCGGATCTCGTCGCGGATGGCCTGTTCGAGGTGCAGACACTCGGTGCGTTCGTCCTCGGTCAGGTCACCGCACGAGTCGATGATGCGCTGGAGCATCGGCAGCGCCATCCGGGTGGTCTGGCTGAGGCGGAACTGCCGTTCGAACACGTGCGCGTCCTGCGCGGCCTGCCAGTCCGCCGTCTCCTGCTCGGCCCGCATGAAGTCCCGGGTGATGCGGGTCGCGCGGTTCATCGCGACGATGAAGGCCGAGGCGATCGCCACCCAGGACAGACTGCCGATCACGCCGAGCTTGCTGAGGGAACCGGCACCGGCCCACGCGGCGACGAACACGGTGAGGAACAACACGCCGGCCCAGGCGAACGGTGCGCGCTGCCGGACGACGAGGATCACCATCAGCGTGCCGACCGCGGCGACCCACCAGGTGCCGTAGCCGGCCTCGTCGGACGGGTCGACCACGGGCGCGGCCACGACCGGGACGGCGATGGCGGTCGCCAGGGCGAAACACGCGGACCAGACCGGCAGCACCGCCTCCCGCAGGAACAGGACCGTGGCGGTGGCGGCCGCGTAGAGGACCATGCTCGCGATGACCGGTCCCATGTCGCTCGCAGCAGGCAGCGCCGTCAGGGCGAGGACCAGGTGGTAGACGGAGAACAGCGCGGCGAGGCCGGTGGCGATGCCCGCCGGGACGGAGACCTTCACTGCTCCCCCGCTCCTGGCGCCGGCCACGTCAGCACCACGCGGGTGCCGGAGCCCGGCGCGGAGTCGATCCGGGCGGCGCCACCGGCTGATGCCACCCGTTCGAGGATCGACCGACGGACGCCCAGGCGCTCCGCGGGGATCGCGGCCTGGTCGAAGCCCACCCCGTCGTCGCCGACCTCGATGCGGACGACCCCGGCGGTGTGGTCCACGGTCACCCACCTCGAGGCGGTCGGTCCCGCGTGCTGGACGCTGTTGACGGCCGCCTGCAGTGCTGCGGACGCCAGTGCATCGGCCACGGCGGCGGGGACCGTCCTGGAGGAGATCGCACCGAGCCGGACGGTCACGGGGACGGCGAGCTCGTCGACCGCCTGGGCGATCCGCGCGCGGAGCTCCGCCAGGCGCACGGGTGGGACGTCCTCAGGCGTGTCCCCGGCGGCGGCGAGGTGGTCGATCGCGTTGCGGGCCATCCGCGCGGAGAGCATCCGGCCGTCGGGGGTGTCGGCGCGGGCGGCGGACAACAGCGTGGTGAGGACGCTGTCGTGCACGATGGCGTCCACCTGGATGCGCTCGACCTCGGTGGCGTGCTCGCGGATGGCGTGCGAGTACCGGCGCACCGCGGTCGCCTGCGCCGAGTCGACCGCAGCCGCCGCGCGTCGGAGCATCACGATCAGGGCGAGCGCGGCGCCGCCGAGGATCCCGATGAACACACCGTCGACGACCGCCCGGAGGACGCCCGCGTCACCACCGGCGGGGGTCAGGCGGATGACCGCGTAGACCACCGGGACGACGGCCGTGTAGACCACCGCGCGCCAGGTCGCGAACCCCATCGCCGCGGCGACCGTCCCGACGTTGCAGATGAACCACGGCCACGGCTGCTGTCCGACGAGCGGGCGCTCGACCGTGAACGGCCAGACGACGAGCACGACGAGGAACAGCAGTGCGGTCACGATCTGCGCCGGTTGCACCAGCCGCGGGACGAAGACCGACACGCCGACCAGCATGAAGGCCGCCGCGAGCGCCACCGGGAGCACGACGCCGCCGGTCACGTCGAGGAACCGCTGCTGGTTCAGGACGGTCGTGACGTTCACCGCCCCGAACCCGATGGCGAAGACCGCGAGCAGGATCGCGAACGCCCGCTCGACGGAGGCCTGGGAGACCGTTGCCCGCACGTTGCGGGACGGGTCCACCCCGAACGGCGCGACCTCGGTCGTCATCGGGTCACCGCCGATCGGGGACGGTCCGTGGGCTGGTCAGTGCCCGCTGCATGACGGCGTCAGCGCCCGTCGCCGTCGGGGTCGAGTCCGGAGTCGAGGCCCGGCAGGATGCCGTCCTCGACCGCACGGCGGAGCAGGTCCACCTTGGTCGGGGCGGGGCGGCCCACCTCGACGTACTTCACGCGGATGCGGTCGAGGTACTCGCGGGCGGTCGAGTACCCGATGCCGAGCTGCTGGGCCGCGAGCTTGAGCGGCAGACCCGACGCGTAGAGGTGCAGGATCTCGCGCTCACGACGTCCGAGCTGCGCCTTGGCGAAGTCGCGGTCGGCGTCGATCGCGCTCGCCCACTCGAGGTTGTTGAGCACGTCACCCCGCGCGACGGTGGCGACCGCCGCCATCACGGTCTTCGTGGCCGACGACTTCGGGATCACCCCGGCAGCCCCGGCCGCCAGTGCCTCGCGCACGTTGGCGACGCGGTCCGCGATGCTGTGCACCAGGACGGCCGAACCGGTGCCCTGGACGCCCTTGACGTTCTCGGTGACCGTCGAGCCGTCGCCGAGCGACAGGTCGAGGACGACGACGTCGACTTCGCGCCCGTCGAGGTTCGCGATGTACTCCGGCACGCTCGCCGCGGTCAGCACGACCTCGAAGCCCTCGTTCTGACAGGCCGCCTGGATGCCGAGCCGGACGGACTCGTGGTCGTCGACGATCGCGACGCGGACCGGTCTGGTGGTCAGCCCGGTCGTCCCTGTGGTTGTGGTCGTTTCTGCTGGCACGGTGACCTCTCGTTCCGACGGGCCCGGCCCCTGAAACCGGGTTGCCATCAGCAACCAAGGATACCCAGGTCGGACGGGGTTCTGACCCCCGATGCGACCAGTCTCCGCTAAGCGCTCGGCACGAGTCGAGCCACGGCCTCCATGTGGTGCGTGTGCGGGAACAGGTCGAAGGCCCGGAGTGCCTCGAGCCGGTAGCCGAGGTCGGCGAAGGTGGCGACGTCGCGGGCGAGTGCGACGGGGTCGCAGGCGACGTACACGACCTGCTCCGGCTGGAGAGCGGCGACCTGCACGACGACCTCGCGCCCGGCGCCGGCACGCGGCGGGTCGAGCACGATCGTGCCCGCGCGGTACCGCTGCCGCTCGGCCGGGGTCGCGGTGGACGTTGCGCGGGCGAGCCAGCGGTCGACCCGGGCGGTCTCGGCGCGCGCACCGATCCACTCGGCCAGGTTCTCCTGCGCGTGCTCGGTCGCCCGTACGGAGCTCTCGACGCTCGTGATCCGCGCCTTCGGACCGATGAGGTCGCCGAGGGCGGCAGCCAGCAGCCCGACCCCGCCGTACAGGTCGAGGTGGGTGCCCTCCGGGTCCAGCCGCCCGCGGTCGACCAGGTCCTGCACGGCCTCGGTGAGCACCGCCGCGGCCGCGTGGTGCACCTGCCAGAAGCCGGTGTCGTCGACCTGGAACGTGCGGTCGCCGACCGTCTCGGTGACGACCGTCGGTGCCTGGTCGTCGATCACGAGGCGCGCGCAGTCGGCGTCGCTCGGCGCGAGGACGTCGACGACCGAGGCACCCGGCATCGCGGCGCGCCCGAGCGGTGCGCTCTGCTGCACCGCGGCGGTCGCCAGCGGCAGCGACGAGACGGGGACCACGTCGTGCG
This genomic interval carries:
- a CDS encoding ATP-binding protein; its protein translation is MTTEVAPFGVDPSRNVRATVSQASVERAFAILLAVFAIGFGAVNVTTVLNQQRFLDVTGGVVLPVALAAAFMLVGVSVFVPRLVQPAQIVTALLFLVVLVVWPFTVERPLVGQQPWPWFICNVGTVAAAMGFATWRAVVYTAVVPVVYAVIRLTPAGGDAGVLRAVVDGVFIGILGGAALALIVMLRRAAAAVDSAQATAVRRYSHAIREHATEVERIQVDAIVHDSVLTTLLSAARADTPDGRMLSARMARNAIDHLAAAGDTPEDVPPVRLAELRARIAQAVDELAVPVTVRLGAISSRTVPAAVADALASAALQAAVNSVQHAGPTASRWVTVDHTAGVVRIEVGDDGVGFDQAAIPAERLGVRRSILERVASAGGAARIDSAPGSGTRVVLTWPAPGAGEQ
- a CDS encoding response regulator transcription factor, producing the protein MPAETTTTTGTTGLTTRPVRVAIVDDHESVRLGIQAACQNEGFEVVLTAASVPEYIANLDGREVDVVVLDLSLGDGSTVTENVKGVQGTGSAVLVHSIADRVANVREALAAGAAGVIPKSSATKTVMAAVATVARGDVLNNLEWASAIDADRDFAKAQLGRREREILHLYASGLPLKLAAQQLGIGYSTAREYLDRIRVKYVEVGRPAPTKVDLLRRAVEDGILPGLDSGLDPDGDGR
- a CDS encoding TRAM domain-containing protein, with the translated sequence MGESVGTLLELDVTGIAHGGISVARHEGRVVFVSDAIPGERVVARVTEDRKKSFWRADTVSVITPSEHRVDHVWPEAGLDRDPAVRPGGAEFGHIALDHQRTLKHDVLVDSFARFAHMDLAEVLGHDVVVEAAPGDDAANGLGWRTRVRLHVDEAGTAGPFAARSHDVVPVSSLPLATAAVQQSAPLGRAAMPGASVVDVLAPSDADCARLVIDDQAPTVVTETVGDRTFQVDDTGFWQVHHAAAAVLTEAVQDLVDRGRLDPEGTHLDLYGGVGLLAAALGDLIGPKARITSVESSVRATEHAQENLAEWIGARAETARVDRWLARATSTATPAERQRYRAGTIVLDPPRAGAGREVVVQVAALQPEQVVYVACDPVALARDVATFADLGYRLEALRAFDLFPHTHHMEAVARLVPSA